One genomic segment of Plasmodium cynomolgi strain B DNA, chromosome 14, whole genome shotgun sequence includes these proteins:
- a CDS encoding hypothetical protein (putative) has product MGGAISSRRILFSAWAALLPLGGEIGRGHKPFAEGILRIFPKNDSIDGILIHLPYKFIKHRVHSRGIYLHANFDDLDSVINLVEMQKKVANLHCNLRKEKGEYIRGRDSQGGDSQGGDSQGKAPQGDDSEEKDYQGKAPQEKATQAKAPQEKAPQGKAPHGEEVLITNNCVLFVDIKYKDSLKNIFKFMDYIHKHTSATALVFICDNFLYDNEIYNPHEDLNTTILHSSVLTYLVPYDSMIDYQQKDQYDKFTFELYWGITNKSDIVHINYHLDFGKYFNYTFFHYMKNFLLDLKEHITYEIHFSIHKNFTIDPRFCFIRDSSYCISKPDYMNSNVVREVVEQQVRSLCVYQLTAMGGGDDSKQGEPPEQEEHITKGEHLPSHVQNKRFSEKFIQYINALFDFGFEKNLCSSGSNDLSKKCSDKILGHLGVPVQEVNKCFLKNFHAYMKDMIKTKFYVYSIEINGQTYKLKLNKDVSIRLICSAFRVMPKRCADYLAGGVYGTSLVRKKSKKKELVAFYILLLLVLSHILGTLLNYV; this is encoded by the exons ATGGGGGGTGCAATTTCGTCAAGGCGGATACTTTTTTCCGCCTGGGCAGCTTTGTTACCTTTAGGAGGGGAGATTGGAAGAGGGCACAAACCATTTGCGGAGGGCATCCTGAGGATATTCCCAAAGAACGACTCGATAGACGGCATACTGATACACCTGCCTTATAAGTTTATAAAGCATAGGGTTCACAGCAGGGGGATATACCTTCATGCCAATTTTGATGACCTCGATTCGGTGATAAATTTGGTCGAAATGCAGAAGAAGGTTGCCAACTTGCATTGCAATTTGAGGAAAGAGAAGGGGGAATACATCCGGGGGAGGGACTCTCAGGGGGGGGACTCTCAGGGGGGGGACTCTCAGGGGAAGGCCCCCCAGGGGGATGACTCCGAGGAGAAGGACTACCAGGGGAAGGCCCCCCAGGAGAAAGCCACCCAGGCGAAGGCCCCCCAGGAGAAAGCCCCCCAGGGGAAGGCCCCCCACGGGGAAGAAGTGCTAATTACGAACAATTGTGTCCTCTTTGTTGACATCAAATATAAAgacagtttaaaaaatattttcaagtTCATGGATTATATACACAAACATACAAGTGCCACAGCGTTGGTTTTTATTTGTGATAACTTTTTATATGACAACGAGATATATAACCCACATGAGGACCTGAACACTACAATCCTGCATTCCAGTGTGCTGACCTACTTGGTGCCATACGACTCCATGATAGATTATCAGCAGAAGGATCAGTACGACAAATTCACATTTGAGTTGTATTGGGGAATCACAAATAAGAGTGATATTGTACACATAAATTATCACTTAGATTttgggaaatattttaactacactttttttcactacatgaaaaattttctcctcgATTTGAAGGAGCATATAACATACGAGATTCATTTTAGCATCCACAAAAATTTCACCATAGACCCCCGCTTTTGTTTCATCCGTGATTCGTCCTACTGCATAAGCAAGCCTGACTACATGAACTCCAACGTTGTGCGGGAAGTGGTGGAGCAGCAGGTCCGCAGCCTGTGCGTCTACCAATTGACCGCCATGGGGGGAGGAGACGACTCCAAGCAGGGGGAACCACCTGAACAGGAGGAACACATCACAAAGGGGGAGCACCTTCCAAGTCACGTACAGAACAAACGGTTCAGTGAAAAATTCATTCAGTATATAAATGCCCTGTTCGATTTTGGGTTCGAAAAAAATCTGTGTTCTAGTGGGTCAAACGATTTGTCGAAAAAATGTTCAGATAAAATTTTAGGTCACTTGGGAGTACCCGTACAGGAGGTCAATAAATGCtttctaaaaaatttccatgcCTACATGAAGGACATGATAAAAACCAAGTTTTATGTTTACTCGATAGAGATAAATGGGCAGACGTACAAGCTGAAGCTGAACAAGGATGTTAGCATCCGGCTGATCTGTTCGGCCTTCCGCGTCATGCCCAAGCGCTGCGCGGACTACCTTGCGGGCGGCGTGTACGGCACCTCCCTTGTGCGGAA GAAGAGCAAGAAGAAGGAGCTGGTGGCCTTCTACATCCTCCTGCTCCTGGTGCTATCGCACATCTTAGGGACTCTCCTGAACTACGTGTAA
- a CDS encoding 5-aminolevulinic acid synthase (putative), giving the protein MRQKKTLKVSIHEIKKYCPFVKNIQLFYNANESKSKDKHNKNNVVLSVMSNLCPVGKAINEKRLIIIDNKSKINIFKILRKSNIISRQLVDSLAARSGTIEVKAEHRDQPSGGVTAVGRTLAGEYGPTGDARGTESTLCGECLCKSWGQLHPPPHTNSNSNSGTNTNGNSNTLSVVENTPTDSLTWSNEAYKLFQKQCTNELKELLNKLYLDKRYRVFTILNKCRKYYPNVHIENDKLLLPIFFQFFQNFGYKHCVGNSACRIGADYDVVADGLRSISPRKENNDECNSSNIRTSVMKRTNDKTVVWCSNDYLCLSNNQKVIEVGIETLKKIGNSSGGTRNISGSLLNHSHLEYILAKWFNKESALLFTSGYIANVGALETLGKLLNLVFVSDQMNHASIINGIRESRCEKFIFKHNDMLDLEKVLKNLRTDKEYQNRKIMIVFESIYSMSGNISNIPRIVQLAKKYNALTYVDEVHAVGLYGKTGSGYSEELNLCDHIDIINGTLSKAIGSLGGFICANKYYIDVIRSYSPHFIFTTSLTPVNINTSAEAIHIIQSDINLRNKFRQVVQKTKERLERQGIHIMKNNSHIVVALINSAEKCKQICDDLLTEHNIYLQPINYPTVSRGSERIRITPSPYHTDEHIEKLARSLYLLFKKYQVNMFDGKNSQAQMKL; this is encoded by the exons ATGAGGCAGAAGAAAACGCTGAAGGTGAGCATccacgaaattaaaaagtattGCCCCTTCGTGAAAAACATACAACTCTTTTATAATGCAAATGAGAGCAAAAGCAAAGACAAGcacaacaaaaataatgtggTCCTATCAGTCATGTCGAATCTATGCCCTGTGGGAAAGGCCATCAACGAAAAGCGCCTAATCATAATAGACAATAAATCgaagataaatatttttaaaattctgaGAAAGTCGAATATCATATCGAGGCAGTTGGTGGACTCGTTGGCTGCTCGAAGTGGGACAATAGAAGTAAAAGCGGAGCACAGGGATCAGCCAAGTGGGGGGGTTACTGCAGTGGGAAGAACACTTGCTGGTGAGTATGGCCCTACCGGTGATGCTCGAGGAACGGAAAGCACCCTTTGTGGAGAATGCCTGTGTAAGAGCTGGGGCCAACTCcatccccccccacacaccaACAGCAACAGCAACAGCGGCACCAACACCAACGGCAATAGCAACACCCTTAGTGTAGTTGAAAATACCCCCACTGACTCATTAACATGGTCGAATGAAGCCTATAAACTATTCCAAAAACAGTGCACAAACGAACTGAAAGAACTTTTAAATAAACTCTATTTAGATAAAAGATACAGAGTGTTTACCATCCTAAACAAATGCAGAAAGTATTATCCAAATGTGCATATcgaaaatgacaaattattgctgcccattttttttcagttttttcaaaattttggctACAAACACTGTGTTGGGAATAGTGCCTGTAGAATTGGGGCAGATTATGATGTCGTTGCGGATGGATTGAGAAGCATCTCCCCCAGGAAGGAAAACAATGATGAGTGTAATTCTTCCAATATTCGCACATCTGTTATGAAGAGAACCAACGACAAAACAGTCGTGTGGTGCTCAAACGATTATCTATGCTTGTCGAATAACCAAAAAGTGATAGAAGTCGGAATCGAAacgctgaaaaaaattgggaacaGTAGTGGAGGCACAAGGAATATTTCAGGTAGTCTACTAAATCATAGTCACTTGGAATATATTTTGGCTAAATGGTTTAATAAAGAGAGTGCATTATTATTTACCTCGGGGTATATAGCAAATGTGGGTGCATTAGAAACTTTGGGGAAATTGCTAAATCTTGTGTTCGTATCGGACCAAATGAATCATGCATCTATAATCAATGGAATCAGAGAATCTAGatgtgaaaaatttatattcaaACATAACGATATGCTAGATCTAGAAAAGGTTCTAAAAAATCTAAGAACAGATAAAGAATatcaaaatagaaaaatcaTGATTGTGTTTGAATCCATTTATAGTATGTCAGGGAATATTTCTAACATTCCACGTATTGttcagctagccaaaaaatataatgcacTTACCTATGTTGATGAGGTTCATGCCGTAGGACTATACGGAAAAACGGGTTCAGGATATTCAGAAGAATTAAATCTATGTGATCACATTGATATAATTAATGGTACTTTATCAAAAGCTATAGGTTCCTTGGGTGGGTTCATTTGTGCGAACAAGTATTATATTGACGTCATTAGATCCTACTCgccccattttattttcaccacGTCCTTGACGCCTGTTAATATTAACACATCTGCGGAGGCCATTCACATAATTCAGAGCGACATAAATCTGCGAAATAAATTTCGCCAAGTTGTCCAAAAGACAAAGGAAAGATTGGAGCGACAGGGGATACACATTATGAAGAACAACTCCCACATCGTTGTCGCCTTGATTAACTCTGCTGAGAAGTGCAAGCAAATTTGTGACGACCTGCTGACGGAACATAATATATACCTGCAGCCGATTAATTACCCGACCGTTTCGAG GGGATCGGAAAGAATCAGAATCACGCCCTCACCGTACCACACAGATGAGCACATTGAAAAACTGGCGCGCAGCCTTTACCTGCTCTTCAAAAAGTACCAAGTAAATATGTTTGATGGGAAGAACAGTCAGGCGCAAATGAAGCTATAG
- a CDS encoding hypothetical protein (putative): MGELFSIKNLFICSNERSVEELRTAMEGLLKKERAEGAGGEEGIKEETKQGGKKYEMIKDYMDANKNNILHFAIYGNNMNNVKFIIENTNLINSINNEEQNGLIISVLNRNTEISKYLIEQNIDYNQKDKHMANALLYSLITQNYEIFNILLEKKNIDINVNSFEKGNLLSISIFERNIHVLKKLFNKFICPFVERSIYPHPLLYITYSNDNDMLFLYLSYCLYYCTKDDTLYEINKLNFDESREEIYVDLGHPQVIRSIWGNSSYDLSAFKDILNMADENGTPLFSTCSDNGNSLGKNIFDYFRAS; this comes from the coding sequence ATGGGGGAACTGTTTTCAATAAAGAACCTGTTCATATGCTCGAACGAAAGAAGCGTGGAGGAGCTGCGGACGGCCATGGAGGGGCTCctgaaaaaggagagagcCGAAGgtgcagggggggaggagggcaTAAAAGAAGAGACAAAgcaaggaggaaaaaagtaTGAAATGATTAAGGATTATATGGacgcaaataaaaacaacatactccattttgcaatttacGGAAATAACATGAACAACGTGAAATTTATAATCGAAAAcacaaatttaataaatagcATTAACAACGAAGAGCAAAATGGATTAATTATTAGCGTCCTCAACAGAAACACGGAGATctcaaaatatttaattgAACAAAATATTGATTACAATCAGAAGGACAAACATATGGCGAATGCTTTACTGTACAGTCTGATCACACAAAAttacgaaatttttaacatacttttggaaaaaaaaaatatagacatCAATGTTAATAGCtttgaaaaagggaatttaTTAAGTATATCGATATTTGAAAGGAATATAcatgtgttaaaaaaattgttcaataaatttatttgtccCTTTGTTGAGAGAAGCATATATCCCCACCCACTTCTTTACATCACGTATAGTAACGATAATGACATGCTGTTCCTTTATTTAAGCTACTGTTTGTATTACTGTACCAAAGATGATACGCTTTATGAGATAAACAAATTGAACTTTGACGAATCCAGGGAGGAGATTTACGTCGATTTGGGTCATCCACAGGTGATTCGTTCCATTTGGGGCAATTCCAGTTATGACCTCAGCGCTTTTAAGGATATATTAAACATGGCAGACGAAAATGGCACTCCTCTGTTTAGCACGTGTAGCGATAATGGGAACTCCCTCGGGAAGAACATTTTCGACTACTTTAGAGCCTCG